CCTGTCGGAACCGTATGTAAAACCGAGAAAGATCCAAACGAAAACCAATTTAATCCATGTGTTACTTTTTTTTAATAGGTCCGCGCCGAGGTTTCGGGGAAATACCTGAAAGAGAATATAAAAAGAAAGCATAAATCCCGTTATATGGTGTCCATTGGTGTAAATCAGTCCCCAAGGATTTTGTTTGTTCGGATAAATGAAACCTACGAACGAGGAAGATACCGAAAAGAACAGAACAAAGGCAAGTATACTTAAGACCGATTTTTTCTTTCCCATTCTTTTGCGAAAAAAAACGTAAAGAATGAAAAGATAAACCGGAAATAAAATCGCTCCGTAGAGACTCGGAATGTATTCTTCCGGAAAGATAAGACTCAGTCCGTATACGATTGCACCGTCGGGAAAAAAATATGAAGAAGGAGGAAGATACCACCCTAATGGTATGGAGCTAAGAATATCCCGAACAAATAAGGGAAGATACAGATTGTCCGCATGATATACATAGGAAAAATAGAAAGACTCGCAGGCCAGAAAGGAAAATATAAATCCGATAAATAATAAAATCCCCATCTACGAGAATACTATCCGTCTTCCCGTGTTTTCGGAAAAGAATTAAACTTTTTTCTAATCCGTGATGAAATGTGCTGAAATGGATTTTAAACTGGCACTCATGGATGATAATTTCCGGGCGAAAGTTTGGATGTCCTTTGCAGTATTGTGAATGGTTTCGGAACCTTCCATCAGATCACCGATGGATTTTGTTACGGTATTCAAACTGGTTTTTTGTTCCTGGGATACAAGTTGTACGTCTTTCGCAAATTCAGATAGGGATTTAATATTTTTCGTATTTTCCAAGGAATCTTTTTTCTGTTCTTCGATGTCAGTTTCAATCGTATGAAAACTGAGATTCAAATCCTGTAGATTTTCGATCACGGTCCGGAAAGTATCTCTAACTTTGATTACATTGTCTCTTCCCGAAAAAATATCCTTATTTGTGATTGAGATAAGCGAGGTCACTTCCTTTACACTGCTCATCGTTTTGTCGGCAAGTTTGGATATTTCCATCGCTACCACGGCAAAACCCCTTCCTGCATCTCCTGCCCTTGCAGATTCAATGGAAGCGTTGAGAGAAAGAAGGTTGGTTTGATCGGATACGGAAGTGATGAGTTCGATTACGTCTTTGATTTTTTCCGCGCTCTTACTTACCATTTCCATGGAATTAGTTGCATTCTGAATGTAATCCTCAGCTTGTTTTGCTTTTTCCAAAGACGAGTTTGTGGATTGGCAGAAGCGGTGGACCGAGTCGTAAACTTTGGAACTGAGTTTGTCCAGATTTTCCATATGGATGTTGACTTTGAAGATATTTTCCGCAATCGTTTCCACTCTATTACTGATGTTTTCGATGGAATCCACCATTTCGGAAAGTCCGGTTGCCGCCTGATTCAGGTTATTTGCCTGACTGGAAGCGATTTTGATAAACTCGACTGATTCCGATTCAAATTCTCCCGAAATATGATTCATTGCACTCACGCTTGATGACATTTCCATAATGATGTCCC
The nucleotide sequence above comes from Leptospira kobayashii. Encoded proteins:
- a CDS encoding methyl-accepting chemotaxis protein, with product MKAISFLANTKIKTKLVLGFGFLSISLILCSFMGVWSNLLSSSALKLIVENKLQKLSKLENISQTIQSIELSASRLIATDDIVVNEEENSKIKKSLESISKGLESLKSTDESKSDLELFAKLNSSFDQFKQLNEQFSTFGVEMREQKRIIFVRGISPIANDLKIQISEFISIEKKEAEKITSDTVNFNLKVIYALVISSLVLIVISFFSSKFIINSISEPVFTVLSSASSIASGKLNNRIPEGNQDELGEILNLISHMQKNIRDIIMEMSSSVSAMNHISGEFESESVEFIKIASSQANNLNQAATGLSEMVDSIENISNRVETIAENIFKVNIHMENLDKLSSKVYDSVHRFCQSTNSSLEKAKQAEDYIQNATNSMEMVSKSAEKIKDVIELITSVSDQTNLLSLNASIESARAGDAGRGFAVVAMEISKLADKTMSSVKEVTSLISITNKDIFSGRDNVIKVRDTFRTVIENLQDLNLSFHTIETDIEEQKKDSLENTKNIKSLSEFAKDVQLVSQEQKTSLNTVTKSIGDLMEGSETIHNTAKDIQTFARKLSSMSASLKSISAHFITD